From one Excalfactoria chinensis isolate bCotChi1 chromosome 9, bCotChi1.hap2, whole genome shotgun sequence genomic stretch:
- the GMNC gene encoding geminin coiled-coil domain-containing protein 1, giving the protein MTSLVPLASSNGQARRSRASSAGRRWPLCGAAGGGPSRRPPHGYDPLPPQSSSRPCPEPDFPGGQGCVRPWPVRAGVSRETWVAVCAAEPSEHGQGRQEARPPGRLFATELVGQEEAWQGDQLSSQLYRNKQLQDTLLQKEEELARLHEENNNLRQYLNSALVKCLEEKAKKVLSCHGQKTSTILKNTKRRLKEDYCFALHETPHASKARRNLFDEFTACEEQASPAVDSWVLETLGLKDVNTIDESSANYSALTSDLGKDTYCLSSGEAINYDHSEAVAAAYRCSHMPPANSTHPCSEDSSFLSQFSSAPHTSSPEPSISSLPTYELPYLTNDLSPNKTDVAFTTFLSPHRNVRTHTFQQGQAFVRREDDGGWRFTWVPKQAE; this is encoded by the exons ATGACGTCACTAGTACCGCTCGCCTCCTCCAATGGCCAGGCCCGGCGCTCCCGCGCTTCCAGTGCTGGCCGAAGATGGCCGCTCTGTGGGGCAGC AGGAGGGGGACCCAGCCGCCGGCCGCCCCATGGCTACGACCCCTTGCCTCCGCAGAGCAGCAGCCGGCCGTGCCCGGAGCCGGACTTCCCCGGGGGCCAAGGCTGCGTTCGCCCCTGGCCCGTCCGCGCCGGGGTTTCCAGGGAGACGTGGGTCGCCGTCTGCGCCGCGGAGCCTTCCGAGCACGGCCAGGGCCGGCAGGAGGCGCGGCCGCCGG GCCGGCTGTTCGCCACCGAGCTCGTTGGCCAGGAGGAGGCGTGGCAGGGAGACCAGCTGTCCTCCCAGCTCTACAGGAACAAGCAG CTTCAAGATACTTTGcttcagaaggaagaggaaCTTGCTAGgttacatgaagaaaataataaccTCCGACAATACCTGAATTCTGCCCTGGTTAAGTGTTTAGAAGAAAAAGCTAAG aaagtgCTATCCTGCCATGGACAGAAAACCTCTACTATTCTCAAAAACACCAAAAGGAGATTAAAAGAGGACTACTGCTTTGCTCTTCATGAAACTCCTCATGCTTCTAAAGCTAGAAGGAACCTCTTTGATGAATTCACTGCCTGTGAAGAGCaagccagccctgctgtggacagCTGGGTCTTGGAGACTTTAGGATTAAAAGATGTCAACACCATTGATGAATCTTCAGCTAACTACAGTGCCTTGACCTCAGACCTTGGAAAAGACACATACTGCCTTAGCTCTGGTGAAGCCATCAACTATGATCACAGtgaagcagtggcagcagcataCAGATGCAGCCACATGCCTCCAGCTAATAGTACCCATCCATGCAGTGAGgactcttccttcctttctcagttttcttcagCACCACACACCTCCTCACCAGAGCCAAGCATTTCCTCCCTTCCAACCTATGAGTTGCCATATTTGACTAATGATTTGTCACCTAACAAAACAGATGTGGCCTTCACAACATTTCTAAGTCCTCACCGCAATGTGAGAACACACACCTTCCAACAAGGACAAGCTTTTGTGCGCAGAGAAGATGATGGAGGATGGAGATTCACCTGGGTGCCCAAACAGGCTGAATAA